In the Streptomyces fradiae ATCC 10745 = DSM 40063 genome, TGAAGGACCTCCTCGCCCTGTGGCCCCGCAACCTCAACACCCGCCCCGCCGTCCACCACGAGTCGCGCACCCTCTCCGAGGCGTACGTCCGGCCCGCCGCCGAGCGCGCCGGCTTCACCAGCGGGCTCTACGGCATCTGGACCGATCCCGTCACCGGCGAAGCGGTACGCCAGGTCGCCGGCGACGGCCAGGAGCGCATCCTGCGCAACACCACCGGGGTCAAGCACGCCGTCGGACTCCTCGTGGAGACCCGCGAGAACGCCCTCCCCGGCACCGGCACCGGCACCGGCGGGGGCGCGGGCGGCGACCCCGCCCGCGACCACCGCCGCAGGGTCGCGAGCCAGCTCGCCGCCCTCGACGGAGCGTTCGCGTACGTCACCGAGCGCCGCGCCCGGATCACCGCCGCCACCGCCGCCGCCCGGACCGCCGGGTACGCCGACCGGGGCCCCGTCCTGCTGGGCGGCGCCGACAACGACCCCGCCGGCCCCGCGGAGACCCTCCGGAACCCGCCCTGCGGCTACCGCCTCAGCCCCGGCCAGTACGCCGAGTGGTCCGACGAGCTGACCCTCCACGGCGTCCGCGCCGTCCCGGACGCCGCGGGCGCCTTCGTCCCGCTCCGCCAGCCGCTGCGCGCCCTGGTGCCCCTGCTCCTGGACGCCCGCGCCGCCCACCACCTCACGGCGGCCACCCCCGTGCCCCACTGCTGACCACCGGCCCGGTCCGCCCCGGCTGCCGCCCGGTCCGTCCGGTCATGTTCCTCACGGTCCCATCGCGGCGGCCCGCACCATGCCGCACGCCCGCGCTCGCCGGAGCCGACCGGCGAGATCACCGCGGAGCCCGCTGCACCGGGTCCCGCGGCCGCCCCGTCGCGGGCCCCGCCGAGTCCTACGGCCGCTCCGCGGTGAGGTAGCGCTGCACGGTCGGGGCGAGCCAGGCGACGACCTCGTCCCTCGTCAGGTCGGCGGCGGGCGGGAGCTTCACCACGTAGCGGACCAGGGCCATGCCGAGGATCTGCGAGGCGACGAGCGCGGCACGGCGCGGGGCCTCGGCCGGGTCGGGGCACAGGCCGAGGACCAGCGGGCCGAGCTGCTCCCGGAAGATCGCGTGCATGCGCTCCGCGCCCGCCGGGTTGGTGATGCCGCCGCGGAGCACCGCGGTGAGCACGTCGTCGGCCTCCCAGCGGTCGAGGAAGTGGCCGACGAGGGCCGCTCCCACGTGCTGGGCGGGCAGCGCGCCCAGTCGCGGCAGGCGCAGGTCGATCTCGGACGCGGCGGTGAAGAGCCCCTCCTTGTTGCCGTAGTAGCGCATCACCATCGACGGGTCGATGCCCGCGTCGCGGGCGATGGCGCGGATGGTGGCGCGCTCGTAGCCGTCGGCGGCGAAGCGTTCCCGGGCGGCCGCGAGGATCGCGGCGCGCGTGGCATCCGAACGGCGCGGGTGCTCGGGCGCGGGGTCGGTGACTTCCGTCGTCATGCCGGCGAATGTAGGCCAACAACCGTTGACAAGCCAGGCGTGACGGGAGCAGGATGGCCAACAAGCGTTGACCAACGAGCGTTGGCAAACGCTTGTTGGCGTTCGTCTGCCACGGGGAGGGCGGCATGGACCGGACACCGCACACAGGCACAGGATCAGACAGGGGTGCAGGTGCAGGACAGGGCGCGGGCCCTGACCCGCGGCACGGGGCGGGCGGAAGCGGAGGAGTCCCGGAGGCCGACGTCGCCGTGGTGGGCGCGGGCCCGACGGGGCTGCTGCTCGCCGGAGACCTCGCCGCGGCCGGTCTGCGGGTCACCCTCGT is a window encoding:
- a CDS encoding TetR/AcrR family transcriptional regulator → MTTEVTDPAPEHPRRSDATRAAILAAARERFAADGYERATIRAIARDAGIDPSMVMRYYGNKEGLFTAASEIDLRLPRLGALPAQHVGAALVGHFLDRWEADDVLTAVLRGGITNPAGAERMHAIFREQLGPLVLGLCPDPAEAPRRAALVASQILGMALVRYVVKLPPAADLTRDEVVAWLAPTVQRYLTAERP